One part of the Synergistaceae bacterium genome encodes these proteins:
- a CDS encoding efflux RND transporter periplasmic adaptor subunit produces the protein MEWREKLQMNKTTRLVNETSTKEKNKTGRSFRIIILLSIFFLVFVGLYSRREKILSLFKTNNKKEQPAYVKVETVSTDRTIQLSIVQNMSLEAINRVKLIPRVTGRLEKLHVKKGDPVRKEQVIATLEHTQQDSQIEAAVASVASSIAETERAKAEMMNAKTNLERYKRLIAEGFSTQQQYDSIETTYSSTKANYNAAIAKQRQLASELNRVRSARGDYIIKSPLDGTVLDDYSLAPGAMISPNTPIFDIADLTQLKATLKIPESKIFVVKENMPVTLRFDALPEKEFNGTVTRIDNYVAPDTRTSNVEIALNNRDTGMILRPGMFGQASIIEKEKKDCIVIPDVALRERESGFYVLTVVENKALLRPVEIGIKQNGEVEIIKGLNKGEKVIIFGGSNLKNEDYVKIQEDNS, from the coding sequence ATGGAGTGGAGAGAAAAACTTCAAATGAATAAAACGACAAGATTAGTAAACGAAACATCTACAAAAGAAAAGAATAAAACGGGGAGAAGTTTTAGGATAATTATCCTTCTATCTATCTTTTTCCTGGTGTTTGTAGGGCTGTATAGCAGGCGGGAGAAGATTCTTTCTCTGTTTAAAACCAATAATAAAAAAGAACAACCTGCTTATGTAAAAGTAGAAACTGTTTCTACCGATAGGACAATACAATTAAGTATTGTCCAAAATATGTCCTTAGAGGCTATAAACAGAGTTAAATTAATCCCTCGTGTTACTGGAAGACTCGAAAAGTTGCATGTAAAAAAGGGTGACCCCGTCAGAAAAGAACAGGTGATTGCAACTTTAGAGCATACTCAGCAAGACTCCCAGATTGAAGCAGCAGTGGCAAGTGTTGCTTCTTCTATTGCTGAAACAGAGCGTGCAAAAGCTGAAATGATGAATGCCAAAACTAATCTCGAACGTTATAAAAGGTTAATTGCTGAGGGATTTAGCACACAACAGCAGTATGACTCTATTGAAACAACGTACTCAAGCACAAAAGCAAACTACAATGCCGCTATTGCAAAACAGCGTCAGCTCGCTTCTGAACTAAATAGAGTTCGTTCAGCAAGGGGAGATTATATAATCAAATCTCCTCTTGACGGAACAGTTCTCGATGATTATTCTCTCGCTCCCGGAGCAATGATTTCTCCAAATACACCTATTTTTGATATAGCAGATCTTACACAATTAAAAGCAACTCTTAAGATTCCAGAATCAAAAATCTTTGTCGTTAAAGAAAATATGCCCGTTACTCTAAGATTTGATGCCCTTCCCGAAAAAGAGTTTAACGGCACGGTAACCAGAATTGATAACTATGTGGCTCCGGATACCCGTACAAGCAATGTAGAAATAGCTTTAAATAATAGAGATACAGGAATGATTCTCCGCCCCGGCATGTTCGGACAGGCCTCGATAATAGAAAAAGAAAAGAAAGACTGCATCGTCATACCTGATGTAGCCCTTCGCGAAAGAGAAAGTGGTTTTTATGTTTTAACTGTTGTAGAAAATAAAGCCCTCCTTCGCCCTGTAGAAATAGGAATTAAACAAAATGGAGAGGTTGAGATAATAAAGGGACTTAACAAGGGAGAAAAAGTTATCATCTTCGGAGGAAGCAATCTAAAAAACGAAGACTATGTAAAGATTCAAGAAGACAATTCTTAA
- the gpmA gene encoding 2,3-diphosphoglycerate-dependent phosphoglycerate mutase → MFKLVLIRHGESKWNKENRFTGWTDVPLSERGVQEARAAGELLKNKGYYFDKAYTSVLKRAIKTLWGLLEEMDLMWIPIEKTPMLNERHYGKLQGLDKSETAEQYGDEQVKIWRRSYDVPPPLLSKSDERFPGTEPRYKDLKDEELPLGECLADTVKRVIPYWSSEIAPEIKLGKKIIIAAHGNSLRALIKYLDNISDKDILELNIPTGIPLVYELDENLKPIKHYFLGDEEAIAAAQQAVANQGTSNK, encoded by the coding sequence ATGTTTAAATTAGTTCTTATTCGACATGGCGAAAGTAAATGGAACAAGGAAAACCGATTTACAGGTTGGACAGATGTTCCTTTGTCGGAGAGAGGTGTTCAAGAAGCAAGAGCTGCAGGAGAACTCCTGAAAAATAAAGGTTATTATTTTGATAAAGCCTATACTTCTGTACTAAAAAGAGCTATAAAAACTCTGTGGGGATTGCTTGAGGAAATGGATTTAATGTGGATTCCTATTGAGAAAACACCTATGCTAAATGAACGACACTACGGTAAATTACAGGGACTCGATAAAAGCGAAACCGCAGAACAGTACGGCGATGAGCAAGTTAAAATTTGGAGAAGAAGTTATGACGTTCCTCCTCCACTTCTAAGCAAATCAGATGAGCGTTTCCCTGGAACCGAACCTCGATACAAAGACCTAAAAGACGAAGAGCTTCCACTGGGAGAATGTCTCGCTGACACGGTAAAAAGAGTAATTCCATACTGGAGCAGCGAGATTGCCCCAGAAATAAAATTAGGGAAAAAAATAATAATAGCGGCTCACGGAAATAGCCTTCGCGCTCTTATTAAATATCTTGACAACATCTCTGATAAAGACATCTTGGAGTTAAACATCCCTACAGGGATTCCTCTCGTATATGAGTTAGATGAAAACCTAAAACCTATCAAACACTATTTTCTTGGGGATGAAGAAGCAATTGCTGCCGCGCAACAAGCTGTAGCCAATCAAGGTACTTCAAATAAGTAA
- a CDS encoding purine/pyrimidine permease, whose translation MARKKLVYGINDRPTTPILILAGAQHVLTLFGATTLVPLIFGPAMGMTTQQIGAFIGCVYFAMGIATLIQTHPKLGSGLPIVQGSSFSFIPPIMTIIGAYKAMGPDVVMQYIGGALIVGGLVLALLGYSKIVGRITKFITPIVIGPTIMAIGFTLAPVAIQSNAANYWPISLLVVLLVFFFSIVSKNKYFNIFAVLGSITIAYILCLLLSLAGVFSPDHAAFINLKGVIEAPWLRLNIFMPWGVPKFSGLAIGAISAGFFCCMIESIGDYHNCAFAAGIEDPTPDQINRGLGAEGATCALCGVFGAVGTTSYTENIGLIGITGVASRHVVRAGAVILIILSLIGKLGALIATMPSPIIGGAYITLFGTIGALGIQNLMRADMGSQRNILIVGFSFLMALGLPGWVAEQELLFKSGLGDTLGGTIWAIMNTPMAVAGILAAICDNIIPGTDEERGIKPR comes from the coding sequence ATGGCTAGAAAAAAACTTGTTTACGGTATCAACGATCGTCCGACAACTCCTATCCTTATCCTTGCAGGTGCTCAACATGTACTTACTCTATTTGGAGCGACAACTCTTGTCCCTCTTATTTTTGGCCCTGCTATGGGTATGACGACACAGCAAATTGGAGCTTTTATCGGTTGTGTTTATTTCGCTATGGGAATAGCAACTCTAATACAGACACATCCTAAGCTTGGCTCAGGATTGCCTATAGTCCAAGGCTCTAGCTTCAGTTTTATTCCTCCTATTATGACAATAATAGGAGCATATAAAGCGATGGGGCCAGACGTGGTAATGCAATATATCGGAGGCGCTCTAATAGTTGGAGGGCTCGTGCTAGCTCTTCTGGGCTATAGTAAAATAGTGGGACGTATAACAAAATTTATTACCCCCATAGTCATTGGACCTACTATCATGGCTATAGGCTTTACTCTTGCTCCTGTAGCGATTCAGTCCAATGCCGCCAACTACTGGCCAATTTCTTTGCTAGTTGTGCTTCTTGTTTTTTTCTTTAGCATTGTCAGCAAAAATAAGTATTTCAATATCTTCGCTGTACTCGGTTCCATAACAATCGCATATATTCTATGCTTGCTTCTTTCTTTGGCCGGTGTTTTTTCACCAGATCATGCTGCTTTCATAAATCTCAAAGGGGTCATTGAAGCACCTTGGCTTCGACTCAACATATTTATGCCTTGGGGCGTGCCTAAATTCTCTGGATTGGCAATTGGTGCCATCTCTGCCGGATTTTTCTGCTGCATGATTGAATCTATAGGGGACTATCATAACTGTGCTTTTGCCGCCGGCATAGAAGATCCCACTCCAGATCAAATAAACAGAGGGCTTGGTGCAGAGGGTGCTACATGTGCTCTTTGCGGCGTGTTTGGCGCTGTGGGCACCACTTCATACACTGAAAACATCGGGCTTATTGGAATAACAGGGGTTGCAAGCCGACATGTTGTAAGGGCTGGTGCTGTTATCCTCATTATTTTATCTTTAATTGGAAAACTTGGAGCTCTCATTGCCACAATGCCATCTCCGATTATCGGTGGAGCATATATCACCCTTTTCGGCACCATAGGCGCACTTGGGATACAAAACCTCATGAGAGCAGACATGGGAAGCCAGAGAAACATTCTAATCGTTGGTTTTTCCTTCCTGATGGCACTTGGACTTCCCGGTTGGGTTGCAGAACAAGAACTTCTTTTTAAAAGTGGACTTGGTGATACTCTTGGCGGCACTATCTGGGCAATTATGAATACTCCTATGGCTGTTGCGGGAATACTGGCCGCTATTTGCGATAACATAATACCAGGAACCGATGAAGAACGGGGCATTAAACCAAGATAA